Proteins found in one Pelmatolapia mariae isolate MD_Pm_ZW linkage group LG7, Pm_UMD_F_2, whole genome shotgun sequence genomic segment:
- the cep152 gene encoding centrosomal protein of 152 kDa isoform X3 — protein MMSIDFDSAALQTQHDEEEYDQEDYAREQELHKLLTDLPDDMLEDSIDSSSPELDYTACSNKNTGNSPQSSWTRQWSDHPRPAPHTQNYEDHYDEGLNNAYAYKEGAAHINGHRSPPQSQPLPHTWNQDHQFTQADYTCTSMGTDKMTETSDFSTEFESKPYPQGASNHVQYNGERGYMDKQNHQFQSEVCDRGANQYKVSYNPHHPAQQPNMFKPQAAPQGQFDHLQRDFLDSTQQNADREQLAQLQILNKAQQRQIEDLERKLEDSRRNMRYLEHQFVIVKDEKDGLAVSLKEASRLIEEAKEREVQMQNKLKAMEQQVQILTERDHENMKKQRVADAAVDSMKQQMLELRRSDTLSRAREQHDRDLAVIKEQHEAALLALQQKLDSTSQALNEQLDIGQKLREHVKLLERQREEEQLERARVVNALTQRLEESQQQCAKLLQTNSVQEMSQMQIKLQQALSAKALSENMNKVLQEDMADLKEQIALYESAVKHGVIAIDLSSNWENQLSESCVDLGLKKTNRKNGTLNSTALAHLSDSKLPKDEALRLLRVEMQRCLGSLKGKRQKINQLQEELQQCQRRVNEMQIELDETKLNSEMKETSQKKHQDMTGDSQKELMRLQEDKTHLQEQVELLEKKNQELKENEEKLKSANSELCTKMREMIQELDQEKQEAAERSERIHQQYRNDVVNRIRTELMLEHNAQVERLTTQHQQQLQQLQSQLSEANDKMLAVQECYISVCKEKDLLEESIRSREKEEKLIREESGTAMQKLRSELEAQHQASVMELKAVWSKEKEAEFQQTLTSHLASAEAAWKEELQKMEKTWAQRLEEATREEHQEVAETSCQTEENEVSRTISAEELDSRLSAQRQQLQLESENVRRKAVEEARKQVQRELQEKHLDDMAKQVEGAVTRAYNRWIEDLTSLPEYQAALQIEKEKWEQLQEKHTQQKVSQALKEAEEQWRRKHKNQQEENGSGPQRMEELQEELAALQSQLEQVTREQAALLKAELAGARAAWNRDKQQEIAIIRARSEQMEAKLQQTVSAREEEWRCQHAEKEMIQGKQIRDELQAELQTALAEVQAQLLRNTKTDHQGTEDTRRTSRATSEATITHIIQTSCRDIVQRAVAQAKKEWKTMSEENLSRALKETQKQHEREIKKMQTVLSQQREQCHCRKECSESVSKLQKKNQELQRHLEKTCRQLQHSVREHKTAIQHLKDEHESVLQRAKEEHLQQLEEVKRATESSGSSGQQQKLQQGLEEMKQQYLMTVEKIRGDMLHYLQESRERAAEMIRREVQRERQDTARKMRRYYLTCLQELLEDGGKTAGAEKKIMNAASKLAAMAKVLETPIKSKSAKNQSLQSYSMAVSTTGCPPGRNAGFTKNLPTLTELPDFRTEERCHREKTCADSEQKPTADVRTKLLSHLDITASRREETSVDEGMKPQNVYTTQPSYKSSHQTVSPSPMNLVNVSVKCKSREMYMQGGDSRKAENHLDSQRQRKPVLIQEAPVRDEKQNDWSMTSGDSDTDFQVPRLSYSGRKVEPVKPFSVSAASASNIGEFGSLSPDASDLTVYNEIAKKTPDTETFVHAKRSVHREPTPGSECEKLQEGWSRPLFSELKQRQQDSGFDSPFYQQK, from the exons ATGATGTCTATTGATTTTGACAGTGCTGCTCTTCAAACACAACACGATGAAGAGGAATACGACCAAGAGGACTACGCGAGAGAGCAAGAG CTGCACAAGCTGCTCACAGACCTGCCTGATGACATGCTTGAGGACAGCATTGACTCTTCCTCCCCAGAGCTGGATTACACTGCCTGCAGTAATAAAAACACTGGCAACAG CCCACAGTCCAGCTGGACTCGGCAGTGGTCTGATCATCCAAGGCCAGCCCCTCATACACAG AACTATGAAGATCACTATGATGAAGGGTTGAACAATGCGTATGCATATAAGGAAGGAGCTGCTCATATTAATGGACATCGGAGTCCCCCTCAAAGTCAACCTTTGCCTCACACCTGGAACCAGGATCATCAGTTCACACAAGCAGATTATACATGCACAAGCATGGGCACAGACAAAATGACAGAGACCAGTGATTTTTCCACTGAGTTTGAGTCTAAACCATACCCTCAGGGTGCTAGTAATCATGTGCAATATAATGGAGAAAGAGGATACATGGACAAGCAAAACCACCAATTTCAA TCTGAAGTATGTGACAGAGGTGCAAATCAGTACAAGGTGAGCTACAATCCTCATCATCCTGCCCAGCAGCCAAACATGTTTAAGCCACAGGCTGCTCCGCAAGGTCAGTTTGACCATCTGCAGAGAGATTTCCTTGACTCGACACAAC AAAATGCTGACCGGGAGCAGCTTGCCCAACTGCAGATTTTGAACAAAGCTCAACAGAGGCAAATTGAAGACTTGGAGCGAAAACTTGAGGATTCACGGCGTAACATGAGATACCTCGAGCATCAGTTTGTAATCGTCAAAG ATGAAAAGGACGGCCTAGCAGTAAGTTTAAAGGAAGCGAGTCGATTGATTGAAGAAGCCAAGGAAAGAGAGGTCCAAATGCAAAACAAGCTGAAGGCAATGGAGCAGCAAGTACAGATCCTCACTGAGAGAGACCACGAG AACATGAAGAAACAGAGGGTGGCAGATGCTGCGGTAGACAGCATGAAGCAACAGATGTTGGAGCTTCGCCGTTCTGACACGCTGTCCAGAGCGCGGGAACAGCATGACAGAGACCTTGCCGTCATAAAGGAGCAGCATGAGGCTGctctgttagccctgcaacagaagCTGGACTCTACCTCTCAGGCTTTGAATGAACAG CTTGATATTGGTCAGAAGTTACGGGAGCATGTGAAGCTGTTGGAGCGCcagagagaagaagagcaaCTGGAGAGAGCCAGAGTGGTGAATGCACTCACTCAGCGTCTGGAAGAGAGTCAACAACAATGTGCCAAGCTGCTGCAGACAA attcAGTGCAAGAGATGAGTCAAATGCAAATCAAACTACAGCAGGCACTGTCAGCCAAGGCCCTGAGTGAGAACATGAACAAAGTTTTACAG GAGGATATGGCTGATCTGAAAGAGCAGATCGCTCTGTATGAATCTGCAGTGAAGCACGGTGTCATTGCGATAGACCTAAGCAGCAACTGGGAGAACCAGCTGTCTGAATCATGTGTGGATTTGGGgttgaagaaaacaaacaggaaaaatggCACGCTTAATAG TACTGCTTTGGCTCACCTGTCAGACTCCAAGCTGCCCAAGGATGAGGCTTTAAGGTTGCTACGAGTAGAGATGCAGCGCTGCCTGGGTAGTTTAAAGGGGAAGCGGCAGAAGATCAACCAGCTGCAGGAGGAGCTCCAGCAGTGTCAGCGTCGAGTGAATGAAATGCAGATTGAATTAGATGAAACAAAACTTAACTCTGAG ATGAAAGAAACCAGCCAGAAGAAACATCAAGACATGACTGGAGACTCTCAAAAAGAGTTGATGAGGTTACAGGAGGACAAAACACACTTGCAGGAACAAGTGGAG CTGCTAGAAAAGAAGAATCAGGAGCTGAAAGAAAACGAGGAAAAACTGAAGTCTGCCAATTCTGAGTTGTGCACCAAAATGAGGGAGATGATCCAGGAGCTCGATCAAGAAAAGCAAGAAGCTGCTGAGAG ATCTGAGCGGATTCATCAGCAGTACAGGAATGATGTGGTTAACAGGATCAGAACAGAACTCATGCTGGAACACAATGCTCAGGTAGAGCGGCTGACGACacagcaccagcagcagcttcagcagtTACA aAGCCAGCTCTCTGAAGCTAATGATAAGATGCTGGCGGTACAAGAATGTTACATATCTGTCTGCAAGGAGAAGGACTTGCTTGAAGAAAGCATCCGCAgcagagagaaggaggagaagtTGATCAGAGAGGAGAGTGGCACAGCTATGCAGAAGCTGAGAAGTGAGCTTGAGGCTCAGCATCAGGCCTCAGTTATGGAGCTCAAAGCTGTCTGGTCCAAAGAGAAAGAGGCTGAGTTCCAGCAAACACTGACTTCTCATTTAGCATCCGCTGAGGCTGCATGGAAGGAGGAGTTGCAAAAG ATGGAGAAGACCTGGGCCCAGAGGTTGGAGGAGGCTACAAGAGAGGAACATCAAGAGGTTGCTGAGACGAGCTGTCAGACGGAGGAGAATGAGGTCAGTCGGACAATTTCTGCTGAAGAGTTGGACTCCAGGCTCAGTGCCCAGAGACAGCAGCTGCAACTGGAATCTGAAAATGTCAGAAGGAAAGCTGTGGAGGAAGCCAGGAAACAAGTTCAGAGAGAGTTGCAGGAGAAACACCTGGATGACATGGCTAAACAA gtTGAAGGGGCAGTAACCAGAGCCTATAATCGCTGGATTGAAGATCTCACTTCACTGCCAGAATATCAAGCTGCTCTACAAATTGAGAAGGAGAAATGGGAACAACTGCAAGAAAAACACACCCAACAGAAG gtGTCCCAAGCCCTGAAGGAGGCGGAAGAGCAGTGGCGCAGGAAGCACAAGAACCAGCAGGAGGAGAACGGCTCTGGGCCACAAAGGATGGAGGAGCTGCAAGAGGAACTGGCAGCCCTCCAGAGCCAGCTGGAGCAAGTGACCAGAGAGCAAGCTGCCTTATTGAAAGCTGAGCTGGCTGGAGCGAGAGCAGCCTGGAACAGAGACAAACAGCAGGAGATCGCCATCATCCGGGCCCGCAGCGAGCAG ATGGAGGCCAAGCTTCAGCAAACTGTGAGTGCTCGTGAGGAGGAGTGGCGATGCCAGCATGCAGAAAAGGAAATGATCCAAGGAAAGCAGATAAGAGATGAACTACAAGCAGAGCTTCAGACTGCACTGGCAGAGGTCCAGGCACAACTTCTCAGGAATACCAAAACGGATCATCAGGGTACTGAAGACACTCGGAGGACCAGCAGGGCTACATCAGAGGCTACAATAACACACATCATCCAAACTTCATGCAGAGACATAGTCCAAAGAGCAGTAGCCCAGGCTAAGAAGGAATGGAAAACA ATGAGTGAAGAGAATTTGAGCCGTGCTTTGAAGGAAACGCAAAAACAGCACGAAAGAGAAATCAAGAAAATGCAAA cggTCTTATCCCAGCAAAGGGAGCAGTGTCATTGCAGGAAGGAGTGCAGTGAAAGTGTAAGTAAGCTGCAGAAGAAGAATCAGGAGCTCCAAAGACATTTAGAGAAAACCTGTCGGCAACTCCAGCACAGCGTTAGAGAGCACAAAACTGCCATACAGCATCTCAAAG ATGAGCATGAAAGCGTCTTACAGAGGGCAAAGGAGGAACATCTGCAACAGTTAGAGGAAGTGAAGAGAGCAACAGAATCATCagg AAGTTCTGGTCAGCAGCAAAAGCTTCAGCAAGGCCTGGAGGAGATGAAGCAGCAGTACCTGATGACTGTGGAAAAGATCAGAG gagACATGCTGCATTACCTCCAGGAAAGTCGAGAGCGTGCAGCCGAGATGATCCGCAGGGAAGTGCAGAGGGAGAGGCAGGACACTGCTAGAAAGATGAGGCGGTATTATCTGACCTGTCTGCAGGAGTTATTGGAAGATGGAGGAAAGACCGCAGG tgctgaaaagaaaataatgaatgCTGCAAGCAAGCTGGCTGCCATGGCCAAAGTGCTGGAGACTCCAATCAAAAGTAAATCAGCAAAGAACCAGAGTTTACAGA GTTATTCAATGGCTGTATCCACCACTGGCTGCCCTCCAGGTAGAAACGCAGGTTTCACTAAGAACCTGCCAACCCTCACTGAGCTTCCTGACTTCAGGACAGAGGAGAGATGCCACAGGGAAAAGACTTGTGCTGATTCAGAACAGAAGCCAACCGCAGATGTGAGAACTAAACTTTTGAGCCACTTGGACATTACTGCATCAAGGAGGGAGGAGACCTCTGTGGATGAAGGGATGAAGCCCCAAAATGTTTATACCACCCAGCCGTCGTACAAATCCTCTCATCAGACAGTTTCTCCATCCCCCATGAATTTGGTCAATGTGTCTGTGAAGTGTAAAAGCAGGGAGATGTACATGCAGGGAGGTGACTCGAGGAAAGCCGAAAACCATCTGGATTCACAGCGTCAGAGAAAACCTGTCCTCATCCAGGAGGCTCCTGTCAGGGATGAGAAACAGAATGACTGGAGCATGACTAGTGGTGACTCTGACACAGACTTCCAAGTCCCCAGACTGTCCTACTCAGGGAGGAAAGTGGAACCAGTGAAACCCTTTTCTGTGTCCGctgcatcagccagcaacataGGGGAATTCGGCAGTCTCAGCCCTGATGCTTCTGACCTTACTGTTTATAATGAGATTGCTAAGAAGACTCCTGACACAGAGACGTTTGTGCATGCAAAGAGGAGTGTGCACAGAGAGCCTACTCCTGGCTCTGAATGTGAGAAGCTGCAGGAAGGCTGGTCAAGGCCTCTGTTTTCTGAGTTAAAGCAGCGCCAACAGGACAGCGGCTTTGACAGTCCCTTCTACCAACAAAAATAA
- the cep152 gene encoding centrosomal protein of 152 kDa isoform X1, protein MMSIDFDSAALQTQHDEEEYDQEDYAREQELHKLLTDLPDDMLEDSIDSSSPELDYTACSNKNTGNSPQSSWTRQWSDHPRPAPHTQNYEDHYDEGLNNAYAYKEGAAHINGHRSPPQSQPLPHTWNQDHQFTQADYTCTSMGTDKMTETSDFSTEFESKPYPQGASNHVQYNGERGYMDKQNHQFQSEVCDRGANQYKVSYNPHHPAQQPNMFKPQAAPQGQFDHLQRDFLDSTQQNADREQLAQLQILNKAQQRQIEDLERKLEDSRRNMRYLEHQFVIVKDEKDGLAVSLKEASRLIEEAKEREVQMQNKLKAMEQQVQILTERDHENMKKQRVADAAVDSMKQQMLELRRSDTLSRAREQHDRDLAVIKEQHEAALLALQQKLDSTSQALNEQLDIGQKLREHVKLLERQREEEQLERARVVNALTQRLEESQQQCAKLLQTNSVQEMSQMQIKLQQALSAKALSENMNKVLQEDMADLKEQIALYESAVKHGVIAIDLSSNWENQLSESCVDLGLKKTNRKNGTLNSTALAHLSDSKLPKDEALRLLRVEMQRCLGSLKGKRQKINQLQEELQQCQRRVNEMQIELDETKLNSEMKETSQKKHQDMTGDSQKELMRLQEDKTHLQEQVELLEKKNQELKENEEKLKSANSELCTKMREMIQELDQEKQEAAERSERIHQQYRNDVVNRIRTELMLEHNAQVERLTTQHQQQLQQLQSQLSEANDKMLAVQECYISVCKEKDLLEESIRSREKEEKLIREESGTAMQKLRSELEAQHQASVMELKAVWSKEKEAEFQQTLTSHLASAEAAWKEELQKMEKTWAQRLEEATREEHQEVAETSCQTEENEVSRTISAEELDSRLSAQRQQLQLESENVRRKAVEEARKQVQRELQEKHLDDMAKQVEGAVTRAYNRWIEDLTSLPEYQAALQIEKEKWEQLQEKHTQQKVSQALKEAEEQWRRKHKNQQEENGSGPQRMEELQEELAALQSQLEQVTREQAALLKAELAGARAAWNRDKQQEIAIIRARSEQVYQAKLQEQFNKLEQAVLQAREDADLQKNELLLQMEAKLQQTVSAREEEWRCQHAEKEMIQGKQIRDELQAELQTALAEVQAQLLRNTKTDHQGTEDTRRTSRATSEATITHIIQTSCRDIVQRAVAQAKKEWKTMSEENLSRALKETQKQHEREIKKMQTVLSQQREQCHCRKECSESVSKLQKKNQELQRHLEKTCRQLQHSVREHKTAIQHLKDEHESVLQRAKEEHLQQLEEVKRATESSGSSGQQQKLQQGLEEMKQQYLMTVEKIRGDMLHYLQESRERAAEMIRREVQRERQDTARKMRRYYLTCLQELLEDGGKTAGAEKKIMNAASKLAAMAKVLETPIKSKSAKNQSLQSYSMAVSTTGCPPGRNAGFTKNLPTLTELPDFRTEERCHREKTCADSEQKPTADVRTKLLSHLDITASRREETSVDEGMKPQNVYTTQPSYKSSHQTVSPSPMNLVNVSVKCKSREMYMQGGDSRKAENHLDSQRQRKPVLIQEAPVRDEKQNDWSMTSGDSDTDFQVPRLSYSGRKVEPVKPFSVSAASASNIGEFGSLSPDASDLTVYNEIAKKTPDTETFVHAKRSVHREPTPGSECEKLQEGWSRPLFSELKQRQQDSGFDSPFYQQK, encoded by the exons ATGATGTCTATTGATTTTGACAGTGCTGCTCTTCAAACACAACACGATGAAGAGGAATACGACCAAGAGGACTACGCGAGAGAGCAAGAG CTGCACAAGCTGCTCACAGACCTGCCTGATGACATGCTTGAGGACAGCATTGACTCTTCCTCCCCAGAGCTGGATTACACTGCCTGCAGTAATAAAAACACTGGCAACAG CCCACAGTCCAGCTGGACTCGGCAGTGGTCTGATCATCCAAGGCCAGCCCCTCATACACAG AACTATGAAGATCACTATGATGAAGGGTTGAACAATGCGTATGCATATAAGGAAGGAGCTGCTCATATTAATGGACATCGGAGTCCCCCTCAAAGTCAACCTTTGCCTCACACCTGGAACCAGGATCATCAGTTCACACAAGCAGATTATACATGCACAAGCATGGGCACAGACAAAATGACAGAGACCAGTGATTTTTCCACTGAGTTTGAGTCTAAACCATACCCTCAGGGTGCTAGTAATCATGTGCAATATAATGGAGAAAGAGGATACATGGACAAGCAAAACCACCAATTTCAA TCTGAAGTATGTGACAGAGGTGCAAATCAGTACAAGGTGAGCTACAATCCTCATCATCCTGCCCAGCAGCCAAACATGTTTAAGCCACAGGCTGCTCCGCAAGGTCAGTTTGACCATCTGCAGAGAGATTTCCTTGACTCGACACAAC AAAATGCTGACCGGGAGCAGCTTGCCCAACTGCAGATTTTGAACAAAGCTCAACAGAGGCAAATTGAAGACTTGGAGCGAAAACTTGAGGATTCACGGCGTAACATGAGATACCTCGAGCATCAGTTTGTAATCGTCAAAG ATGAAAAGGACGGCCTAGCAGTAAGTTTAAAGGAAGCGAGTCGATTGATTGAAGAAGCCAAGGAAAGAGAGGTCCAAATGCAAAACAAGCTGAAGGCAATGGAGCAGCAAGTACAGATCCTCACTGAGAGAGACCACGAG AACATGAAGAAACAGAGGGTGGCAGATGCTGCGGTAGACAGCATGAAGCAACAGATGTTGGAGCTTCGCCGTTCTGACACGCTGTCCAGAGCGCGGGAACAGCATGACAGAGACCTTGCCGTCATAAAGGAGCAGCATGAGGCTGctctgttagccctgcaacagaagCTGGACTCTACCTCTCAGGCTTTGAATGAACAG CTTGATATTGGTCAGAAGTTACGGGAGCATGTGAAGCTGTTGGAGCGCcagagagaagaagagcaaCTGGAGAGAGCCAGAGTGGTGAATGCACTCACTCAGCGTCTGGAAGAGAGTCAACAACAATGTGCCAAGCTGCTGCAGACAA attcAGTGCAAGAGATGAGTCAAATGCAAATCAAACTACAGCAGGCACTGTCAGCCAAGGCCCTGAGTGAGAACATGAACAAAGTTTTACAG GAGGATATGGCTGATCTGAAAGAGCAGATCGCTCTGTATGAATCTGCAGTGAAGCACGGTGTCATTGCGATAGACCTAAGCAGCAACTGGGAGAACCAGCTGTCTGAATCATGTGTGGATTTGGGgttgaagaaaacaaacaggaaaaatggCACGCTTAATAG TACTGCTTTGGCTCACCTGTCAGACTCCAAGCTGCCCAAGGATGAGGCTTTAAGGTTGCTACGAGTAGAGATGCAGCGCTGCCTGGGTAGTTTAAAGGGGAAGCGGCAGAAGATCAACCAGCTGCAGGAGGAGCTCCAGCAGTGTCAGCGTCGAGTGAATGAAATGCAGATTGAATTAGATGAAACAAAACTTAACTCTGAG ATGAAAGAAACCAGCCAGAAGAAACATCAAGACATGACTGGAGACTCTCAAAAAGAGTTGATGAGGTTACAGGAGGACAAAACACACTTGCAGGAACAAGTGGAG CTGCTAGAAAAGAAGAATCAGGAGCTGAAAGAAAACGAGGAAAAACTGAAGTCTGCCAATTCTGAGTTGTGCACCAAAATGAGGGAGATGATCCAGGAGCTCGATCAAGAAAAGCAAGAAGCTGCTGAGAG ATCTGAGCGGATTCATCAGCAGTACAGGAATGATGTGGTTAACAGGATCAGAACAGAACTCATGCTGGAACACAATGCTCAGGTAGAGCGGCTGACGACacagcaccagcagcagcttcagcagtTACA aAGCCAGCTCTCTGAAGCTAATGATAAGATGCTGGCGGTACAAGAATGTTACATATCTGTCTGCAAGGAGAAGGACTTGCTTGAAGAAAGCATCCGCAgcagagagaaggaggagaagtTGATCAGAGAGGAGAGTGGCACAGCTATGCAGAAGCTGAGAAGTGAGCTTGAGGCTCAGCATCAGGCCTCAGTTATGGAGCTCAAAGCTGTCTGGTCCAAAGAGAAAGAGGCTGAGTTCCAGCAAACACTGACTTCTCATTTAGCATCCGCTGAGGCTGCATGGAAGGAGGAGTTGCAAAAG ATGGAGAAGACCTGGGCCCAGAGGTTGGAGGAGGCTACAAGAGAGGAACATCAAGAGGTTGCTGAGACGAGCTGTCAGACGGAGGAGAATGAGGTCAGTCGGACAATTTCTGCTGAAGAGTTGGACTCCAGGCTCAGTGCCCAGAGACAGCAGCTGCAACTGGAATCTGAAAATGTCAGAAGGAAAGCTGTGGAGGAAGCCAGGAAACAAGTTCAGAGAGAGTTGCAGGAGAAACACCTGGATGACATGGCTAAACAA gtTGAAGGGGCAGTAACCAGAGCCTATAATCGCTGGATTGAAGATCTCACTTCACTGCCAGAATATCAAGCTGCTCTACAAATTGAGAAGGAGAAATGGGAACAACTGCAAGAAAAACACACCCAACAGAAG gtGTCCCAAGCCCTGAAGGAGGCGGAAGAGCAGTGGCGCAGGAAGCACAAGAACCAGCAGGAGGAGAACGGCTCTGGGCCACAAAGGATGGAGGAGCTGCAAGAGGAACTGGCAGCCCTCCAGAGCCAGCTGGAGCAAGTGACCAGAGAGCAAGCTGCCTTATTGAAAGCTGAGCTGGCTGGAGCGAGAGCAGCCTGGAACAGAGACAAACAGCAGGAGATCGCCATCATCCGGGCCCGCAGCGAGCAGGTATATCAAGCCAAGCTGCAAGAGCAGTTCAATAAGCTGGAGCAGGCTGTACTCCAAGCCAGAGAAGATGCTGATCTCCAAAAGAATGAACTGCTCCTACAGATGGAGGCCAAGCTTCAGCAAACTGTGAGTGCTCGTGAGGAGGAGTGGCGATGCCAGCATGCAGAAAAGGAAATGATCCAAGGAAAGCAGATAAGAGATGAACTACAAGCAGAGCTTCAGACTGCACTGGCAGAGGTCCAGGCACAACTTCTCAGGAATACCAAAACGGATCATCAGGGTACTGAAGACACTCGGAGGACCAGCAGGGCTACATCAGAGGCTACAATAACACACATCATCCAAACTTCATGCAGAGACATAGTCCAAAGAGCAGTAGCCCAGGCTAAGAAGGAATGGAAAACA ATGAGTGAAGAGAATTTGAGCCGTGCTTTGAAGGAAACGCAAAAACAGCACGAAAGAGAAATCAAGAAAATGCAAA cggTCTTATCCCAGCAAAGGGAGCAGTGTCATTGCAGGAAGGAGTGCAGTGAAAGTGTAAGTAAGCTGCAGAAGAAGAATCAGGAGCTCCAAAGACATTTAGAGAAAACCTGTCGGCAACTCCAGCACAGCGTTAGAGAGCACAAAACTGCCATACAGCATCTCAAAG ATGAGCATGAAAGCGTCTTACAGAGGGCAAAGGAGGAACATCTGCAACAGTTAGAGGAAGTGAAGAGAGCAACAGAATCATCagg AAGTTCTGGTCAGCAGCAAAAGCTTCAGCAAGGCCTGGAGGAGATGAAGCAGCAGTACCTGATGACTGTGGAAAAGATCAGAG gagACATGCTGCATTACCTCCAGGAAAGTCGAGAGCGTGCAGCCGAGATGATCCGCAGGGAAGTGCAGAGGGAGAGGCAGGACACTGCTAGAAAGATGAGGCGGTATTATCTGACCTGTCTGCAGGAGTTATTGGAAGATGGAGGAAAGACCGCAGG tgctgaaaagaaaataatgaatgCTGCAAGCAAGCTGGCTGCCATGGCCAAAGTGCTGGAGACTCCAATCAAAAGTAAATCAGCAAAGAACCAGAGTTTACAGA GTTATTCAATGGCTGTATCCACCACTGGCTGCCCTCCAGGTAGAAACGCAGGTTTCACTAAGAACCTGCCAACCCTCACTGAGCTTCCTGACTTCAGGACAGAGGAGAGATGCCACAGGGAAAAGACTTGTGCTGATTCAGAACAGAAGCCAACCGCAGATGTGAGAACTAAACTTTTGAGCCACTTGGACATTACTGCATCAAGGAGGGAGGAGACCTCTGTGGATGAAGGGATGAAGCCCCAAAATGTTTATACCACCCAGCCGTCGTACAAATCCTCTCATCAGACAGTTTCTCCATCCCCCATGAATTTGGTCAATGTGTCTGTGAAGTGTAAAAGCAGGGAGATGTACATGCAGGGAGGTGACTCGAGGAAAGCCGAAAACCATCTGGATTCACAGCGTCAGAGAAAACCTGTCCTCATCCAGGAGGCTCCTGTCAGGGATGAGAAACAGAATGACTGGAGCATGACTAGTGGTGACTCTGACACAGACTTCCAAGTCCCCAGACTGTCCTACTCAGGGAGGAAAGTGGAACCAGTGAAACCCTTTTCTGTGTCCGctgcatcagccagcaacataGGGGAATTCGGCAGTCTCAGCCCTGATGCTTCTGACCTTACTGTTTATAATGAGATTGCTAAGAAGACTCCTGACACAGAGACGTTTGTGCATGCAAAGAGGAGTGTGCACAGAGAGCCTACTCCTGGCTCTGAATGTGAGAAGCTGCAGGAAGGCTGGTCAAGGCCTCTGTTTTCTGAGTTAAAGCAGCGCCAACAGGACAGCGGCTTTGACAGTCCCTTCTACCAACAAAAATAA